A single Anopheles arabiensis isolate DONGOLA chromosome 2, AaraD3, whole genome shotgun sequence DNA region contains:
- the LOC120897342 gene encoding hornerin isoform X2, producing MDTGYVLMNGVDNTTGLLSTNASSAVYSAPGVGAVSVATVITPTAAAASTIITSGMSSMTIVAQQQQQPAPPAAPQAVDYSALNGTAAANEASTAASNAAATQEYYTEGGTSPATAAPVTNAAIIATANTSNNNYSTPALVSSHPPSSSSSSNNNGVSSSSIINDGATVVTAATDVGKVMLMDGGMVGPPVANSGGGNIVVSSDNNNPTSSSSSTEHNGMPLEQLKQLLQTQLDYYFSRENLANDTYLLTQMDNDQYVPIWTIANFNQVKKLTKDIKLITEVLRESPNVQVDEDGLKVRPNHKRCIVILREISDNTPVEDVKNIFQGENCPRFISCEFAHNNSWYITFESDEDAQRAFRYLREEVKEFQGKPIMARIKAKPMNRLPITPVGGVPMKNGLNGFRTTPPPGSAVAAGTAVGGVIPPSAASAAAAAAAAAAAAAAAVGGVTTAAYDPVQTAPLNAATIATYPNGQRYILQHNAPLPQGYNTAVHMFPFQQQPLYGGFVPSWQPAQGNYFEMSPYLTNGMQPVTVYPASGGAGGTATGAGGGGGGGAAGGGKQQNGRYGGVPGGGGGHRQNPRNKRQSQQQQQQHGGASNDGQSVTTNSGVAGSTGMHRQQQQSSGGGYQAQSAGSAGGGAATGAAGVQSQVASTYQASAAGGGGGKSAGLLGGKPSTAAGTTATGATGMVYLPQYTHYLAAAPLQHQQQQQQQLYSGQQQQQTDGGAMELVVRTDLQRQGMQQQQQHVYEDETGANTVLVVPAYTTAGGGRKNSSTNASSATIMSLDATQQPWVPNQPRRNPRRRKDEMMMPMDGGVGGAAAGGSMYGSSMRHGTIYSGSSSNTNNGSSSSSSNNGAASVNNTSSNKVIMHTTSLNQLAPSTGGGGGGGGSGGGKYQGRGDRGRGGDNNGYAGGLIASEHHGGGGYHSQQGHHRNAAAAPSGGGLLDSSSSFQQHGAAGGGHNKQQQLQDMMHHTQQQQQQQYHSHPMSQQPHLGHHQQSQQQHHHSSSSSGANIHQTQQHSNTSTNPHGHHNQQGAAGQQSQPHQQQHHVLQQSSHQLHTAQQQSQGSGSHHHHHSQQQQQQQHHHYHQQQHHQQAIVATGGSSNAGGGGASSAASNGGGSTAASSNSATTTNSNNSSSTTTSSSNSTSVQFDLEPAAFPPLPGHEGRSLITAGTGGTAGGSASGNASAGRSGSKGGNASTAAAATYGQAAQQHLPGGAVGNASGTSASSSTSSTTAHRSDASDGGGGGLASSSAAAAGGASSGLLSGPAAAAAAPPPVVSAWGENHRLADVVKGTAKGVRAPGAATVAAIVAGTATVPVVSANSSSSNELSLGGKSATEPKAATNESGPTNSNGASGASGTSNQQQQQNNHLPVIKGSTNAATSGGSQTASTLSSSSFHSSASTGTTHSSVAAANSAAPVSTGTSTADKSTKTDVSLLQMAAPSATATPTTTTSRATSTATLESAASVVKGEAAASAPPPTTANAATMTSTDFTTKSSSSGTAAAAAATPSVTSAGGSGAAKKPSTSTNAATNTTATSTSHANTSSAGSSKSSTSAAAPPPPPPTFSLQNHPPLVPHDSTAATATVPAATPQVRLSYAQVAQHLAEQSKDSKEQASSLPSHNHHHGSDKLTGSAMGITTTTAASSSSASSGGGGGVVEKENSNALAASSESNGSTAAAASTATTGATVAHGTAGGSAAAGNGNNNNNTGGFIGVSSKRKDSGSGGRSSAGGTTAHHHHGDGFREQRDTRYNQQHGASGNTNARNSKDYRQSSGGAGGGGGGHTNAIGSASLHSGAGGLRNAAPEQNNNNHAHHQGGGGGGGGRSTGNSGNSGNNNNHHSNNNSAGGGAPKSGGARSVRKDYQSHQQQQQQQQAHQTHPRSPK from the exons gctacGTGCTGATGAATGGTGTCGACAACACAACAGGCTTACTGTCCACAAACGCTTCGAGCGCGGTATACTCTGCCCCCGGCGTGGGAGCGGTCTCGGTCGCCACAGTCATCacaccgacagcagcagcggcaagcACAATCATAACCAGCGGAATGTCCAGCATGACGATCgtagcacagcagcagcagcagcccgcaCCACCAGCCGCCCCGCAAGCGGTGGACTACAGTGCCCTGAACGGAACCGCTGCTGCGAACGAAGCATCGACGGCTGCTTCCAACGCCGCCGCCACACAGGAGTACTACACGGAAGGCGGCACCTCGCCTGCTACGGCGGCGCCCGTTACCAACGCTGCAATAATAGCCACGGCCAACactagtaataataattacagcACTCCTGCCCTCGTCAGTAGCCATccgccgagcagcagcagcagcagcaacaataatggcgtcagcagcagcagcatcatcaacgACGGTGCGACAGTCGTCACGGCCGCCACCGACGTCGGAAAGGTGATGCTGATGGACGGCGGGATGGTGGGGCCGCCAGTAGCGAACAGTGGCGGCGGTAACATCGTCGTTTCCAGTGATAACAACAATCCTactagtagcagtagtagtaccGAACACAACGGGATGCCTTTAGAGCAGCTGAAGCAGCTGCTACAAACACAGCTTGATTACTATTTTTCGCG AGAAAACCTTGCGAACGACACATATCTCCTGACACAAATGGACAACGATCAGTACGTGCCAATCTGGACAATTGCGAACTTCAATCAGGTGAAGAAGCTTACCAAGGACATCAAGCTGATAACGGAGGTGCTGCGTGAGTCCCCGAACGTGCAGGTGGACGAGGACGGCCTAAAGGTGCGCCCGAACCACAAGCGGTGCATCGTGATATTGCGTGAAATATCGGACAACACGCCGGTCGAGGACGTTAAG AATATTTTCCAAGGCGAAAACTGTCCGCGCTTCATTTCCTGCGAATTTGCCCACAACAACTCGTGGTACATTACGTTCGAGTCGGACGAAGACGCCCAGCGAGCGTTCCGGTATTTGCGCGAGGAGGTGAAAGAATTCCAG GGTAAACCAATCATGGCGCGAATAAAGGCCAAACCAATGAACCGGCTACCGATCACACCGGTGGGCGGTGTGCCGATGAAAAATGGACTGAACGGTTTCCGGACGACGCCGCCGCCGGGTTCGGCCGTCGCGGCGGGCACTGCTGTCGGTGGTGTCATACCGCCGTCGGCCGCTTCGGCCGCAGCCgccgcggcagcagcggcagccgcGGCCGCCGCTGCAGTGGGCGGCGTAACGACCGCTGCGTACGACCCGGTACAGACGGCGCCCCTGAATGCGGCCACCATTGCGACCTACCCGAATGGGCAGCGGTACATACTGCAGCACAATGCACCGTTGCCGCAGGGCTACAACACGGCCGTGCACATGTTT CcattccagcagcagccactgTACGGCGGCTTCGTGCCATCGTGGCAGCCAGCTCAGGGCAACTATTTCGAGATGAGCCCGTACCTAACGAATGGCATGCAGCCGGTGACGGTCTATCCGGCCagcggtggtgctggtggaacggCGACAGGtgctggcggcggcggcggtggtggtgcggctGGCGGTGGCAAACAGCAGAACGGCCGGTACGGTGGAGTGccgggcggtggcggtggccacCGGCAGAATCCTCGCAACAAACGCcaatcgcagcagcagcagcagcagcacggagGAGCAAGTAACGATGGTCAGTCGGTTACAACGAACAGCGGTGTCGCCGGTTCAACCGGTAtgcatcggcagcagcagcagtcgtcgGGCGGCGGCTACCAGGCGCAAAGCGCAGGTAGTGCCGGCGGTGGCGCTGCCACTGGGGCCGCCGGTGTCCAGTCGCAGGTCGCCAGCACGTACCAGGCAAGCGCggcgggcggcggcggtggcaaaaGTGCCGGCCTGCTCGGTGGCAAACCTTCCACGGCCGCCGGCACGACGGCAACAGGTGCGACCGGTATGGTGTACCTTCCCCAGTACACCCACTACCTGGCAGCCGCACCActgcaacatcagcagcagcagcagcagcaactttaCAGtggccaacagcagcagcaaacggacGGCGGAGCGATGGAGCTCGTCGTGCGGACGGATCTGCAGCGGCAGggcatgcagcagcagcagcagcacgtgtaCGAGGACGAAACCGGTGCCAACACGGTGCTGGTAGTGCCCGCCTACACGACGGCCGGCGGCGGACGCAAAAACTCCAGCACAAACGCGTCGAGCGCGACGATCATGTCGCTGGACGCCACCCAGCAGCCGTGGGTGCCGAACCAGCCGCGGCGGAACCCGCGCCGACGGAAGGACGAGATGATGATGCCGATGGACGGCGGTGTTGGTGGGGCCGCGGCCGGCGGCAGCATGTACGGCAGCAGCATGCGGCACGGTACGATCTACAGCGGCAGTAGCAGTAACACTAAcaacggtagcagcagcagcagcagcaacaacggtgCAGCCAGTGTGAATAATACCAGTAGCAATAAGGTTATCATGCATACAACTAGTCTCAACCAATTGGCGCCTTCCaccggtggaggaggagggggaggaggtAGCGGGGGCGGTAAATACCAGGGCCGCGGGGACCGTGGGCGCGGTGGTGATAATAATGGATACGCCGGCGGTCTCATCGCGTCGGAGCATCACGGTGGCGGTGGATACCACTCGCAACAAGGGCACCATCGGAatgcggcagcagcaccgtctGGCGGTGGTTTGCTCGATTCCAGTTCTTCCTTTCAGCAGCACGGTGCAGCAGGCGGTGGCCAcaataagcagcagcagctgcaggatATGATGCACcacacccagcagcagcagcagcagcagtaccattCGCATCCAATGAGTCAGCAACCTCACCTAGGCCATCATCAGcaatcgcagcagcagcaccaccattcgtcctcctcctcgggTGCGAACATTCACCAAACGcagcaacacagcaacacCAGTACCAATCCTCACGGCCATCATAATCAGCAGGGAGCGGCGGGTCAGCAGTCCCagccgcaccagcagcaacaccatgTGTTGCAGCAGTCCTCCCATCAGCTGCACACGGCGCAGCAACAATCGCAGGGCTCGGGatcgcaccatcatcatcatagccagcagcagcagcagcagcagcatcaccactaccaccagcagcagcaccatcagcaagCGATCGTCGCCACAGGTGGATCGTCGAAcgctggcggcggtggtgctaGTAGCGCAGCCAGCAACGGGGGCGGCAGTACGGCCGCCAGCTCCAAcagtgccaccaccaccaacagcaacaacagctccagcaccaccaccagcagcagcaacagtaccaGTGTTCAGTTCGATCTCGAACCAGCGGCATTTCCGCCCCTTCCGGGCCACGAGGGACGCAGCCTCATCACGGCAGGGACCGGCGGGACGGCCGGTGGTTCCGCCAGTGGAAACGCCAGTGCGGGCCGCTCCGGCTCGAAAGGGGGTAATGcttccaccgccgccgccgccacctaCGGCCAAGCAGCGCAGCAGCATCTTCCGGGCGGTGCTGTAGGCAATGCTTCCGGAACCAGTGCCAGCAGCTCCACGTCTTCAACCACCGCCCATCGGAGCGATGCGTCGGATGGAGGAGGCGGAGGACTCGCGTCCAGCAGTGCCGCGGCAGCCGGTGGTGCGTCCTCCGGTCTGCTATCGGGtccggccgccgccgccgccgcaccaCCGCCCGTCGTTTCGGCCTGGGGCGAAAACCATCGGCTGGCGGACGTCGTCAAGGGTACGGCCAAGGGCGTACGGGCACCGGGTGCGGCGACGGTGGCGGCCATCGTGGCCGGCACGGCGACGGTGCCGGTCGTTTccgccaacagcagcagcagcaacgagctTAGCCTGGGCGGCAAGAGCGCGACGGAGCCGAAAGCGGCCACCAACGAATCCGGTCCAACGAACAGCAATGGCGCTTCCGGTGCATCGGGAACCAgtaaccagcagcagcagcagaataaTCATCTACCTGTGATAAAAGGCAGCACAAATGCCGCAACGAGTGGTGGCAGTCAAACTGCGTCCAcgctttcctcctcctccttccacTCCTCCGCCTCGACCGGTACGACGCATTCGTCGGTCGCTGCCGCCAACAGCGCTGCTCCGGTATCGACCGGCACCAGTACGGCCGATAAATCTACCAAGACTGACGTATCGTTGTTGCAAATGGCGGCGCCCTCTGCCACCGCTACGCcgacgaccaccacctcccggGCCACCTCCACCGCGACGCTCGAGAGTGCGGCGTCGGTAGTGAAGGGCGAGGCGGCCGCCTCCGCTCCTCCACCCACGACGGCCAACGCGGCAACGATGACCTCGACTGATTTCACTACCAAATCTTCTTCCTCCGgtactgccgccgccgccgccgccaccccATCCGTCACTTctgctggtggtagtggtgcggCGAAAAAGCCGTCGACATCGACCAACGCCGCCACAAACACTACCGCCACCTCCACCAGCCACGCTAACACTTCCTCTGCCGGTAGCAGTAAATCGTCCACCTCGGCGGCAGCACCACCGCCCCCACCGCCAACCTTCTCGCTGCAGAACCATCCACCGTTGGTTCCGCACGACAGTACTGCGGCGACGGCCACCGTGCCCGCCGCCACCCCTCAGGTACGGCTGAGCTACGCCCAGGTAGCGCAGCATCTGGCCGAACAAAGCAAGGACAGCAAGGAGCAGGCGTCGTCGCTTCCGTCCCACAATCATCATCACGGTAGCGATAAGCTGACCGGCTCTGCCATGGGtatcactaccaccaccgccgccagcaGCTCCTCCGCTTCgtcgggcggtggtggtggtgtggtggagaAAGAGAACAGTAATGCATTAGCAGCATCGTCGGAGAGTAACGGCTCGACGGCTGCAGCAGCTTCAACTGCCACCACCGGAGCTACCGTCGCGCACGGTACTGCCGGTGGTAGCGCTGCCGCAGGgaacggcaacaacaacaacaacaccggtGGATTCATTGGCGTTAGCAGCAAGCGGAAAGATTCGGGCTCCGGTGGCAGGAGCTCAGCTGGTGGCACCAcagcgcaccaccaccacggtgaTGGTTTCCGAGAACAACGAG ATACGCGCTACAATCAGCAACACGGTGCCAGTGGAAACACCAATGCACGCAACTCCAAAGATTACCGTCAGTCTTCCGGTGGtgctggcggcggcggcggcggccacaCCAATGCCATCGGCTCTGCTTCCCTCCATTCCGGTGCCGGCGGGCTGCGCAATGCCGCACcagagcaaaacaacaacaatcacgCGCATCAccaaggaggaggaggaggaggtggaggtaGAAGTACCGGAAATTCGGGCAACAGTGGCAATAACAATAATCACCACAGTAATAACAACAGTGCTGGTGGAGGCGCGCCCAAGTCTGGCGGTGCCCGATCGGTGCGCAAGGACTACCAatcgcaccagcagcagcaacagcagcagcaggcccaCCAGACACACCCGCGCAGTCCCAAATGA